The Ziziphus jujuba cultivar Dongzao chromosome 5, ASM3175591v1 genome segment taaaaaaataaaaaagagtaacaaatatttaataattattaatagctCCCCCTGGCCACCAGCTGGAATTGGACGTTTGCGGAAATTTCGTCTCCACTCTCCACCCTACATGCCTAATCAACTTTTCCTGCCCTCCCCCAACAAACTACCTCTAAGGCTTGAAGGAGTTTCCAATGCTCTTTACTCTCTACTGTCTCTACttctttttgttcctttttatttatttatttatttattttatataatataaatttatttcttatttttctcaaaatttctttcattttcatttccattGCCTTTTTGTCCTATAAAATGGTTCCTCAACACCATAAACAGCCTCTTCTCCTCTTCTTTTCTCCTTCCTCCTTTAAATCTTTGTTTTCTCATTTCTTCGAGCAGGTCGAGGTTCTGTTAGTTTTGTTCTAGGAAATTTAGACTGTTTTTCTGCTCTgttttcctctgtttttctCTTACCCTACAGTGGGTttgtgcttttttattttattttttacttctttGGGGGGTTTGATTTTCTGGGCTTTTGTTATTGAATCTTTGCTTCTTGGGGGATTCCATAACAAAATCCCAATATTTTCCATTcccttggaaaaaaaaatatacacctTTCACAGCAAAAGTTTTTGATTTCTGCTGAGATCTTTTGCAGGAAAACAAAAACTCTGTTTCTCTTCcttgctctgtttttttttttttctcctttttttttcttgggaaaATATTGATGATCAATATCCTGTTCTTAATGTTTGAAATTCATGTCTCCAGTAGTCAGTGAAATCCTCCGTTCAGGGTTTATGATAAATTCCTCACTCAGACGCAGGACCCATTTAGTTCAATCTTTCTCTGTTGTGTTCCTTTACTGGTTCTATGTTTTTTCATAAGTCAGTTTCAATCACTCCCTGAAATATATTTACCATAAccatatcatataatatatatattaattacattATTAGCTACAGTTTTATTGGTATCTGGGACCTGCGTCTTTATAACTTTCTCTAGAAAATCTTAATATTATTGGGTTTTCGGAGACTTATAATCAGTTTCTTGGGtgtagatatacatatatatatatatatatattatatggccTCTTCTAGTGGTAATTCCTCAGGTTCCACTCAGCTTCAGAACTCTGGTTCAGAAGAAGACTTGCAGCTTCTGATGGAtcagagaaaaaggaaaagaatgcAATCGAACCGCGAATCAGCCCGGCGATCACGAATGCGAAAACAGCAACACTTGGATGAACTGGTGGCCCAAGTTGCACAGCTGAGAAAAGAAAGCAATCAAATTATCACGAGGATAAACTTCACCACCCGAGACCTTATGAAGGTTGAATCTGAAAACTCAGTCCTGCGTGCTCAGATGGCTGAACTCAGTCAGAGACTCCAATCTCTTAATGACATCTTAAACtatatcaacaacaacaacagcaatgGAGTCCTTGAATCTGATCATCATAACCTTCAAAACAATGCGGAAACTTTGATGAACCCTTGGAATTTGCTCTGTTTTAACCAACCCATCATGGCCACTGCAGATATGCTCCCGTACTAAAATCATCAACATCATCTTTGTCATACAGGCTGGCTCAAAAAGCCTTGTGCAGAGATTGGTCAATTTCTATTTGTCTTTGTTGGTTTTATTGATGGTGTTTGTTTTATGGTCTCAACGAGTGGAGAGGAAGAAAAcagggtggttttttttttgttttttttttttttgttctgatagttatatatattattattataatattggtAACTAGGTCAGATAATTTGACTGTGTGAAAATGGGTTCCGGAATTAGAAAAAGGGTTTCTCAAAGGACATTGAGGGACCCAGTAACTGGATTCTTCTTGTGTAAATGGGTCCTTCTTCATGGTGTGGTggttatataattatttcaatCTTAATTTTCAtgacctttttgtttttatttttgtttgtgtgtgttttatttttcttccttgtctgattaaatttcttttgaacTGTTTTTTCATGGAGAAGTTTTGTCCTTCACTTTCTCGCACAAAAATATGAGAAATTCTAGCATGAAACGAGATTTTGGATGCTTGTGGGGCAATATTACATGCTTAATGAGATGATTTGTGATTAGATGGGGAATTGGTattgatagaaaataaataCCTTATTTTCACACATATTTATTTGCATGATCAAAAAAACTTCTACTTTCTAGTATCTACGCAAAGCCCTAGTCCCATAAAACAAGGTGAGACTGATCACAGTATATATTAGTCATGAATTTGATCTAAGTTTTcgattttgctttttttatgcaaaaattattttaaagacACTAGTTCCAACATTGATGAGATTCTATTTGAAGACTTAATACATATGAATATGTTTTATAAAAGACTAAACCCTCAATTTTTCTGTCTTTTTATGAACAGAAaaccattattttttctttttgccggaaattcaaaattctcaaatatccAAAGATAatagtgattaaaaaaaaaaaattcaatttcccATTTCTGACAAACCAAGTTGCTTTTGTGGGTAAAAGTGGAAGGAAGAACAAATCACGTATGAGCAGATAACGTGATAGTGTAATTATTGGGGATGCTGACAagttaaattaatatatcaagGAAGAATACAGAGGAGTAGACCTataaaacatattataataaattttccatCTATTTTTCGTCTGTACCTGTTTCCGGCTCATTGGGCGTTCATATTATAATTGCGTGCCTTGGTTCAATGCATCTAAATCTACAATAAGATTTCTGCTAAAACGTGACAAACCAAGGATTTTGTCTTATTGTTGTGTCCACCAAATTCACGAGTAGTCCACTAAAGTATGGACGTTATAGATAGCATCCAATgagttaaatataattttttttggccaGTCGTCCAATGAGTTAATTAAACAGTCACATATTTGTGTTTGAAATGGTGCAGACGGTGCCCTCGCTTTAGCAAtggataataaaaattaaaagaaaaaagaaaaagaaagaaaggactTTCTAATAAACATCAAAACAGAGTATGGTCTTTTATTCacttaaataagtaaataatatatattcccACGATAATTCGCAGGAAAAAGAGCAAGTTCAATTTGTctagatttaatttatttgattatttgttttataccTTTGAAATTATGTTTATTAAGATATTGATAGGGTGTTTGGGTAATTGTAAAGTTAGtgagaatataaaattttttaaaaaaataattttttttttatttggataatttttaacaaaaaaaatttataaatctcaataaaaaataaatttaataatataaaaaactgACGGAGAAAATAAATTCtactaa includes the following:
- the LOC107420484 gene encoding bZIP transcription factor 44 translates to MASSSGNSSGSTQLQNSGSEEDLQLLMDQRKRKRMQSNRESARRSRMRKQQHLDELVAQVAQLRKESNQIITRINFTTRDLMKVESENSVLRAQMAELSQRLQSLNDILNYINNNNSNGVLESDHHNLQNNAETLMNPWNLLCFNQPIMATADMLPY